One part of the Hyalangium ruber genome encodes these proteins:
- a CDS encoding DMT family transporter — protein MEPVALSLVLLSAFFHALWNALLKRHQDPEAGIIGVTSVAVVLGGLWALGLQGEAFPTRRGLLWCLVAGGCEGAYLFSLARSLRHAPLGLAYTVARGGALLLVWPVSVLWLGEALTPLTVTGALVLGGGLVVTGLARPAGPAGRGVAWAAVSAVCIAGYHVAYKLALGEGAQAPALFALALCVALPMLMLTRLGGEGRGAVLRQARRSPVLMLVTGGLCTLSFALMLVSLSRVGAGAVLTLRNTSIAFALVLAMLQGERPGHRQLSGAVLVIAGAVLLGWPA, from the coding sequence GTGGAGCCTGTCGCCCTCTCGCTGGTGCTGCTGTCGGCGTTCTTCCACGCGCTGTGGAACGCGCTGCTCAAGCGGCACCAGGATCCCGAGGCGGGCATCATCGGCGTCACCTCCGTGGCCGTGGTGCTGGGTGGGCTGTGGGCGCTGGGGCTGCAGGGGGAGGCGTTCCCCACGCGGCGAGGGCTTCTGTGGTGCCTCGTCGCGGGCGGGTGCGAAGGGGCCTATCTGTTCTCCCTGGCGCGCTCGCTGAGGCACGCGCCGCTGGGGCTGGCGTACACGGTGGCGCGCGGCGGGGCGCTGCTCCTGGTGTGGCCGGTGTCGGTGCTGTGGCTGGGAGAGGCTCTCACGCCGCTGACGGTGACGGGCGCGCTGGTGCTGGGCGGAGGGCTGGTGGTGACGGGGCTGGCGCGCCCGGCGGGCCCAGCGGGGAGGGGCGTGGCGTGGGCGGCGGTGAGCGCGGTGTGCATCGCCGGCTACCACGTGGCCTACAAGCTGGCGCTCGGGGAGGGGGCGCAGGCGCCCGCGCTCTTCGCCCTGGCGCTGTGCGTGGCGCTGCCCATGCTGATGCTCACGCGCCTGGGAGGGGAGGGCAGGGGAGCGGTGCTCCGGCAGGCCCGGCGGAGTCCGGTGCTGATGCTGGTCACGGGCGGGCTGTGTACGCTGTCCTTCGCGCTGATGCTCGTGTCGCTCTCGCGCGTGGGGGCGGGGGCGGTGCTCACGCTGCGCAACACCTCCATCGCCTTCGCCCTGGTGCTGGCGATGCTCCAGGGCGAGCGGCCGGGGCACCGGCAGCTCTCGGGCGCGGTGCTCGTCATCGCCGGGGCCGTGCTGCTGGGCTGGCCGGCGTAG
- a CDS encoding fatty acid desaturase family protein, with amino-acid sequence MTQPSAQAPRLDLPNLAVHALWVGWFTAVLVGWSGWSPGPRLAAMVLGWALMFWNYAVLHNHMHVPIAQPKALRWVLSRTLGLACGFAYRGYYVHHFNHHKYNDGPGDWEQPRPGESALHYCVRWALTPWFWPWEAVGHAWSGCKTRRQRLELLLDFAVVDGTLLALVAWQPSLGLSLFAMLLVGQASIHYLNLAAHLGADASDRTALAVTSFSRFYNRYFFNAGHHQAHHLKPQVHWRALPALTEELLQKGQHRPELVAEPAPIHPAWIARVAATRRAEEGSRTAS; translated from the coding sequence ATGACCCAGCCCTCCGCCCAAGCCCCCCGGCTCGATCTGCCCAACCTCGCGGTTCACGCGCTGTGGGTGGGTTGGTTCACGGCGGTGCTGGTGGGCTGGAGCGGCTGGTCGCCAGGCCCGCGCCTCGCGGCGATGGTGCTCGGGTGGGCGCTGATGTTCTGGAACTACGCCGTGCTGCACAACCACATGCACGTGCCCATCGCCCAACCGAAGGCGCTGCGCTGGGTGCTGTCGCGCACGCTGGGGCTCGCGTGCGGCTTCGCGTACCGGGGCTACTACGTCCACCACTTCAACCACCACAAGTACAACGACGGGCCCGGAGACTGGGAGCAGCCACGACCGGGCGAAAGCGCGCTCCACTACTGCGTGCGCTGGGCGCTCACGCCGTGGTTCTGGCCGTGGGAGGCCGTGGGCCACGCGTGGAGCGGCTGCAAGACGCGCCGCCAGCGGCTGGAGCTGCTGCTGGACTTCGCCGTGGTGGACGGCACGCTGCTGGCGCTGGTGGCGTGGCAGCCTTCGCTGGGCCTGTCCCTGTTCGCCATGTTGCTGGTGGGACAGGCCAGCATCCACTACCTCAACCTCGCGGCCCATCTGGGCGCGGACGCCAGCGACCGGACGGCCCTGGCGGTGACGTCCTTCTCGCGCTTCTACAACCGCTACTTCTTCAACGCGGGCCACCACCAGGCCCACCACCTCAAGCCCCAGGTCCACTGGCGCGCCCTGCCCGCGCTCACCGAGGAGCTGCTCCAGAAGGGCCAGCACCGCCCCGAGCTGGTGGCCGAGCCCGCCCCCATCCACCCCGCGTGGATCGCCCGCGTCGCCGCCACGCGCCGGGCCGAGGAAGGCTCGCGCACGGCCTCCTGA
- a CDS encoding ATP-binding protein, whose translation MSAPPPDAAWLPLWLLCDERGVVSTYGPGGEELLGLDPRGRTLAELFDAVVAQRLVSGPEDRFAWARPAAKEGAAPMSWRLERHRLEGGGLLVRAGPVKAATEEVPTAWERRIPRQPLHPEGNILEQQRAFMLALLDADPSLIFVKDRHGRFIFVNKALADSYSTTPDAMVLASNSQVHSNAQELKVFDVVDQRVLQTLTPVRVEESVTLRDESVIWYETHKRPLRAPNGETFVLGIAVDITERRRVEKLLHEANQRLEMAVRAGQLGLWDWDVAANTVYFSPAWKAQIGYEDAELPNSIETLTGHIHPEDLTRVLEAVGRHLQDPTKGDRYVNEFRMLAKDGTWRWIAGYALVLRDAAGAGVRATGFHVDITERKAQEEAQQVLSDNLRQTNEHLERLGRMKDEFLANMSHELRTPLNAVLGQSEAMGEGIFGPLTEEQRSSLRTIEESGKHLLSLINDVLDVTKSNAGHLELVFAPVPVEEVCQESLRLVREQARRKGLSLSYASDGQVVGLWGDRRRLRQVLLNLLSNAKKFTPEGGRIGLEVASAHEGAAVSFTVWDTGIGIADEDRQRIFEPFVQLDAGLARRHEGSGLGLALVRRLVELHHGTLTVESTLGKGSRFTVVLPVEPPAGSVTLEPVGLGVMTRLPTPYPLSAGRTVLIADDHEANTRHLEDYLKAHGFLVRIARDGEEAVRMCREMKPAVVLMDIQLPRFNGLEAIRHLRADATTAAVPMVALTALAMPGDRERCLAAGADAYLHKPVRLGEVLEVVNRLALRSAPMA comes from the coding sequence ATGAGCGCTCCCCCGCCGGACGCGGCCTGGCTTCCCTTGTGGCTCCTGTGCGATGAGCGCGGCGTCGTCAGCACGTATGGCCCGGGGGGCGAGGAGTTGCTGGGCCTGGACCCGCGAGGGCGCACGTTGGCGGAGTTGTTCGACGCGGTGGTGGCCCAGCGGCTCGTGTCCGGCCCGGAAGACCGCTTCGCGTGGGCGCGGCCGGCGGCCAAGGAGGGCGCAGCGCCCATGTCCTGGAGGCTGGAGCGCCACCGGCTGGAGGGTGGGGGGCTGCTGGTGCGTGCGGGCCCGGTGAAGGCCGCGACGGAGGAGGTTCCCACCGCCTGGGAGCGCCGCATCCCCCGCCAGCCGCTCCACCCCGAGGGCAACATCCTCGAGCAGCAGCGGGCCTTCATGCTGGCGCTCCTGGATGCGGACCCCAGCCTCATCTTCGTGAAGGATCGCCACGGCCGCTTCATCTTCGTCAACAAGGCGCTGGCGGACTCGTACTCCACCACGCCGGACGCGATGGTGCTGGCGAGCAACTCCCAGGTCCACAGCAACGCGCAGGAGCTGAAGGTCTTCGACGTGGTGGATCAGCGGGTGCTGCAGACCCTGACGCCCGTGCGCGTGGAGGAGAGCGTCACCCTGCGGGATGAGTCGGTGATCTGGTACGAGACCCACAAGCGGCCGCTGCGCGCGCCCAACGGGGAGACCTTCGTGCTGGGCATCGCGGTGGACATCACCGAGCGGCGCCGCGTGGAGAAGCTGCTCCATGAGGCCAACCAGCGGCTGGAGATGGCGGTGCGCGCCGGGCAGCTTGGCCTGTGGGACTGGGACGTCGCCGCCAACACGGTGTACTTCTCCCCCGCGTGGAAGGCGCAGATCGGCTACGAGGACGCCGAGCTGCCCAACAGCATCGAGACGTTGACGGGCCACATCCACCCCGAGGACCTGACGCGCGTGCTGGAGGCGGTGGGCCGGCACCTGCAGGACCCCACGAAGGGGGACCGGTATGTGAACGAGTTCCGCATGCTGGCCAAGGACGGCACGTGGCGGTGGATCGCCGGCTACGCGCTGGTGCTCCGGGACGCGGCGGGGGCGGGGGTGCGCGCCACCGGCTTCCACGTGGACATCACCGAGCGCAAGGCGCAGGAAGAGGCGCAGCAGGTGCTCAGCGACAACCTGCGGCAGACCAACGAGCACCTGGAGCGCCTGGGGCGGATGAAGGACGAGTTCCTGGCCAACATGAGCCACGAGCTGCGCACGCCGCTCAATGCGGTGCTGGGGCAGTCGGAGGCCATGGGCGAGGGCATCTTCGGCCCGCTCACCGAGGAGCAGCGCTCCAGCCTGCGCACCATCGAGGAGAGCGGCAAGCACCTGCTGTCCCTCATCAATGACGTGCTGGACGTCACCAAGAGCAACGCGGGGCACCTGGAGCTGGTGTTCGCCCCCGTGCCGGTGGAGGAGGTGTGTCAGGAGAGCCTGCGCCTGGTGCGCGAGCAGGCGCGCCGCAAGGGCCTCTCGCTGAGCTACGCCAGCGACGGACAGGTGGTGGGCCTGTGGGGAGACCGCCGGCGGCTGAGGCAGGTGCTGCTCAACCTGCTGAGCAACGCCAAGAAGTTCACCCCCGAGGGAGGCCGCATCGGCCTGGAGGTGGCCTCGGCCCATGAGGGCGCGGCGGTGTCCTTCACCGTCTGGGACACGGGCATCGGCATCGCGGACGAGGACCGGCAGCGCATCTTCGAGCCCTTCGTGCAGCTGGACGCGGGGCTGGCGCGGCGCCATGAGGGCTCGGGGCTGGGGCTGGCCCTGGTGCGCCGCCTGGTGGAGTTGCACCACGGGACGCTGACGGTGGAGAGCACGTTGGGGAAGGGCAGCCGCTTCACGGTGGTGCTGCCCGTGGAGCCGCCCGCGGGCTCGGTGACGCTCGAGCCCGTGGGCCTGGGCGTCATGACGCGGCTGCCGACGCCCTATCCCCTGTCGGCCGGGCGCACGGTGCTCATCGCCGATGACCACGAGGCGAACACCCGGCACCTGGAGGACTACCTGAAGGCCCATGGCTTCCTCGTCCGCATCGCCCGGGATGGGGAAGAGGCGGTGCGCATGTGCCGCGAGATGAAGCCGGCGGTGGTGCTGATGGACATCCAGCTGCCGCGCTTCAACGGGCTGGAGGCCATCCGCCACCTGCGCGCCGATGCGACCACGGCCGCCGTGCCCATGGTGGCGCTCACCGCGCTGGCCATGCCGGGAGACCGCGAGCGCTGCCTCGCGGCGGGCGCGGACGCGTACCTCCACAAACCCGTGCGGCTGGGCGAGGTGCTGGAGGTGGTGAACCGGCTCGCCCTGCGTAGCGCGCCGATGGCCTGA
- a CDS encoding LEA type 2 family protein, producing MKPSTLSPCLAVALFSCLWLGCASAPSRPENPPTLALQETTVASQGLTDATVRYAGQVVSPSPGVLEKADYELVSDGQVVKTGTAALNVPLTAGQPTAFSFEERAAYVRGSEDLKAMSERGGTLLMALRGTLTVRSGQTVETLPFAASRAVRVPRLPEVVVESLDAARYSAEEVNLTLRLGVKNPNPFPLRLEGLRYTLSVAGKPLDEGTLAKADTVDASATGVYPLEASVTAATLGPEAKALIAKGTLPYQVKGEVKGPLLSLPYTLEGSVKLNVSR from the coding sequence GTGAAGCCCTCGACCCTGAGCCCTTGCCTCGCTGTTGCCCTGTTCTCTTGTTTGTGGCTGGGGTGCGCCTCTGCGCCCTCCCGGCCCGAGAACCCTCCAACCCTGGCCCTCCAGGAGACCACGGTGGCCTCCCAGGGCCTGACGGACGCCACCGTGCGCTATGCCGGCCAGGTAGTGAGCCCCAGCCCCGGGGTGCTGGAGAAGGCCGACTACGAGCTCGTCTCGGACGGCCAGGTGGTGAAGACGGGCACGGCGGCGCTGAACGTGCCGCTCACGGCGGGGCAGCCCACGGCGTTCTCCTTCGAGGAGCGGGCGGCCTACGTGCGCGGCTCGGAGGACCTCAAGGCGATGAGCGAGCGCGGGGGCACCCTGCTGATGGCGCTGAGAGGCACGCTCACGGTGCGCTCGGGGCAGACGGTGGAGACGCTGCCGTTCGCCGCCTCGCGGGCGGTGCGCGTGCCCCGGCTGCCGGAGGTGGTGGTGGAGAGCCTGGACGCGGCGCGCTACTCGGCCGAGGAGGTGAACCTCACCCTGCGCCTGGGGGTGAAGAACCCCAACCCGTTCCCGCTGCGGCTGGAGGGGCTGCGCTACACGTTGAGCGTGGCCGGCAAGCCCCTGGACGAGGGCACGCTGGCGAAGGCGGACACGGTGGATGCCTCGGCGACGGGGGTGTACCCGCTGGAGGCCTCGGTGACGGCGGCCACGCTGGGGCCGGAGGCCAAGGCGCTCATCGCCAAGGGGACACTGCCTTACCAGGTGAAGGGAGAGGTGAAGGGCCCGCTGTTGAGCCTGCCCTACACGCTGGAAGGGAGCGTGAAGCTCAACGTGTCCAGGTAG
- the aat gene encoding leucyl/phenylalanyl-tRNA--protein transferase, with product MPIYLLDPEDPESFPPPEKADRTGLLAVGGDLSPERLLAAYARGIFPWYSEGQPILWHSPNPRFVLEPEKLHVGRSLRKVLNAGAYEVRWDTAFADVITACSQVPRPGQTGTWITDEMLQAYVTLHRMGFAHSIEAWAGGELKGGLYGVSLGAAFFGESMFARAPDASKAAFATAVERFVEWGFQLIDCQVETEHLARFGAEQWPRRRFLTALERALKEPTRRGPWT from the coding sequence GTGCCCATCTACCTGCTGGACCCCGAGGATCCGGAGTCCTTCCCACCGCCCGAGAAGGCGGACCGTACCGGCCTGCTCGCGGTGGGAGGAGACCTGAGCCCGGAGCGGCTGCTGGCCGCGTACGCGCGCGGCATCTTCCCCTGGTACAGCGAGGGCCAGCCCATCCTCTGGCACTCGCCCAACCCGCGCTTCGTATTGGAGCCGGAGAAGCTCCACGTGGGCCGCAGCCTGCGCAAGGTGCTCAACGCGGGTGCCTACGAGGTGCGCTGGGACACGGCGTTCGCGGACGTCATCACCGCGTGCTCGCAGGTGCCGCGGCCGGGGCAGACGGGCACGTGGATTACGGACGAAATGCTGCAGGCGTACGTCACGCTGCACCGGATGGGCTTCGCGCACTCCATCGAGGCATGGGCGGGGGGCGAGCTGAAGGGCGGGCTCTACGGCGTGTCGCTGGGGGCGGCCTTCTTCGGCGAGAGCATGTTCGCGCGGGCGCCGGACGCCTCGAAGGCAGCGTTCGCCACGGCGGTGGAGCGCTTCGTGGAGTGGGGCTTCCAGCTCATCGACTGCCAGGTGGAGACGGAGCACCTGGCGCGCTTTGGGGCCGAGCAGTGGCCCCGCCGCCGTTTCCTCACCGCGCTCGAACGGGCGCTGAAGGAGCCCACCCGCCGAGGCCCGTGGACGTAG
- a CDS encoding tetratricopeptide repeat protein, which translates to MIRAGALVFQLLTAQVPAPATPAPEAAAEAAPLPPDADALYKLGTAFLAKGQPKKAVTPLTKLVEKAPDVVAARVALARALRLSGDTEQARTLLDTSLAAYPEESTLRAERGLLARVLDETDVAITQYSVAAELSPKDAELQFNLGEALHRAGRTDDAIEAYQDALKLDEKLTVARVNLGKALAEKGRMGEAKQTLQKALELAPKDAEAHYNLGVLLMRENDLMGAMSAYKNALEVQPKHAMAHNNMGVVYDGLGQHEKATEAFKKSIAADGKYAEAHFNLGLAYFRLGDNVRATKSFEKALLLEPRRSSGPYTQLGHLYLQQGKKDRAVAAFQKAIEASAEDGKKTTEAYQGLARAYLALGKVDDAIATLKKVVEDFPKDASARAAYGDALKAKGDLDGAIAQYEEGVRLSATVEARLALADAYAKKHVGAKAQPLYEELLKEEPNHRAAKLALADLYLAMGRYAEVETLLAPKEGEESDPAALARLGVMHSRMQRPDKALELLEQVAKRDPAQLDARAELGQIYLRGGDPEKAVRVLGDVLAIEPRHALALLYTGQALYLLRKPKDAEKSFRAAAQVDPNFAEPHNALGQLLEQTGRVDEAKAEYAKAVELQANHEDAKTALKRLGGVATNKAP; encoded by the coding sequence ATGATCCGAGCCGGAGCCCTCGTCTTCCAGCTTCTCACGGCGCAGGTACCCGCGCCGGCCACTCCCGCCCCCGAGGCCGCCGCGGAAGCCGCGCCGCTGCCCCCAGACGCGGACGCGCTCTACAAGCTGGGCACGGCCTTCCTGGCGAAGGGGCAGCCCAAGAAGGCGGTGACGCCGCTGACGAAGCTGGTGGAGAAGGCGCCGGACGTGGTGGCGGCGCGCGTGGCGCTGGCCCGCGCGCTGCGGCTCTCCGGCGACACGGAGCAGGCGCGCACCCTGCTGGACACCTCCCTGGCGGCATACCCCGAGGAGTCCACCCTGCGCGCCGAGCGCGGTTTGCTCGCGCGGGTGTTGGACGAGACGGATGTGGCCATTACGCAGTACTCGGTGGCCGCGGAGCTCTCCCCCAAGGACGCGGAGCTGCAGTTCAACCTGGGCGAGGCGCTGCACCGGGCGGGGCGGACGGACGACGCCATCGAGGCCTACCAGGACGCGCTGAAGCTGGATGAGAAGCTGACGGTGGCCCGGGTAAACCTGGGCAAGGCCCTGGCCGAAAAGGGGCGGATGGGCGAGGCCAAGCAGACGCTGCAGAAGGCGCTGGAGCTGGCCCCCAAGGATGCCGAGGCCCACTACAACCTGGGCGTGCTCCTCATGAGGGAGAACGACCTGATGGGGGCCATGTCCGCGTACAAGAACGCCCTGGAGGTGCAGCCGAAGCACGCCATGGCGCACAACAACATGGGCGTGGTGTACGACGGGCTGGGGCAGCACGAGAAGGCGACGGAGGCCTTCAAGAAGTCGATCGCCGCGGACGGCAAGTACGCGGAGGCGCACTTCAACCTGGGGCTGGCGTACTTCCGGCTGGGCGACAACGTGCGCGCCACGAAGTCCTTCGAGAAGGCGCTGCTGCTGGAGCCCCGGCGCTCCAGCGGGCCGTACACGCAGCTGGGCCATCTGTACCTGCAGCAGGGCAAGAAGGACCGGGCGGTGGCGGCCTTCCAGAAGGCCATCGAGGCGAGCGCCGAGGACGGTAAGAAGACGACGGAGGCGTACCAGGGGCTGGCGCGCGCGTACCTGGCCCTGGGCAAGGTGGACGACGCCATCGCCACGCTGAAGAAGGTGGTGGAGGACTTCCCCAAGGACGCGAGCGCGCGCGCGGCATACGGAGACGCGCTGAAGGCCAAGGGAGACCTGGACGGCGCCATCGCTCAATACGAGGAGGGCGTGCGGCTGTCGGCGACGGTGGAGGCGCGGCTGGCGCTGGCGGACGCGTACGCGAAGAAGCACGTGGGCGCCAAGGCCCAGCCGCTCTACGAGGAGCTGCTGAAGGAGGAGCCGAACCACCGCGCGGCGAAGCTGGCGCTGGCGGACCTGTACCTGGCCATGGGCCGGTACGCCGAGGTGGAGACGCTGCTCGCGCCGAAGGAGGGCGAGGAGTCGGACCCCGCGGCGCTGGCGCGGCTGGGCGTCATGCACTCGCGCATGCAGCGGCCGGACAAGGCGCTGGAGCTGCTGGAGCAGGTGGCGAAGAGAGACCCCGCGCAGCTCGACGCACGGGCGGAGCTGGGGCAGATCTACCTGCGCGGCGGTGACCCGGAGAAGGCGGTGCGGGTGTTGGGTGACGTGCTGGCCATCGAGCCCCGGCACGCGCTGGCGCTGCTCTACACGGGCCAGGCGCTGTACCTGCTGCGCAAGCCGAAGGACGCGGAGAAGTCGTTCCGGGCCGCGGCGCAGGTGGACCCGAACTTCGCCGAGCCGCACAACGCGCTCGGGCAGCTCCTGGAGCAGACGGGCCGGGTGGACGAGGCGAAGGCGGAATACGCCAAGGCAGTGGAGCTCCAGGCCAACCACGAGGACGCGAAGACGGCACTCAAGCGGCTGGGCGGAGTAGCGACGAACAAGGCACCCTGA
- a CDS encoding putative metallopeptidase, with protein sequence MAPRRPNFNKALRALIRDISVRLPEFSHIRAGRILVIAGEARRASRGTVKPLCFRGGKSMDRSGRRKPIVRIKGRRMLYCITLRPLFFRGSTAKARIETVIHELFHCSRRFDGTLHAGRRHDVLGKDFTRRLRPLVRRYLKVCPRELKATFAHRGEVRMLQWLERPGPSYIPGTSRVRKVYTEDQLFYGITRMVTPKPRVAREVGPRPPKLH encoded by the coding sequence GTGGCCCCTCGCCGCCCCAACTTCAACAAGGCGCTCCGCGCCCTGATCCGAGACATCTCGGTCCGCCTGCCGGAGTTCAGCCACATTCGGGCCGGCCGCATCCTCGTCATCGCTGGCGAGGCGCGCCGGGCCTCGCGTGGCACCGTCAAGCCCCTGTGCTTCCGGGGCGGCAAGAGCATGGACCGCAGCGGTCGGCGCAAGCCCATCGTCCGCATCAAGGGCCGGCGCATGCTCTACTGCATCACCCTGCGCCCGCTCTTCTTCCGGGGCTCCACCGCCAAGGCCCGCATCGAGACGGTCATCCACGAACTGTTCCATTGCTCGCGCCGGTTTGATGGCACCCTGCACGCCGGGCGCCGGCATGACGTGTTGGGCAAGGACTTCACCCGCCGTCTGCGTCCCCTGGTGCGCCGCTACCTCAAGGTGTGTCCCCGGGAGCTCAAGGCCACCTTCGCCCACCGCGGCGAGGTGCGGATGCTGCAATGGTTGGAGCGGCCCGGCCCCTCCTACATCCCCGGCACCTCGCGGGTTCGCAAGGTGTATACCGAGGATCAGTTGTTTTACGGAATTACCCGGATGGTGACGCCCAAACCCCGCGTGGCCCGAGAGGTGGGGCCACGCCCTCCCAAGCTCCACTAG
- a CDS encoding DUF2267 domain-containing protein — translation MQDVETQSWSGLGVGTDRQSFLQKVTEQLPDYEPALAVEAVFCALTERLPGGIVQQLLEQLSPDVRELVGRCQKRGDAPEKLDRDDFYLHVANHLNADIENVRLVLHGVFAALHSQITEAESEKVVSQLPDYIKGTWLAARRGVDKPY, via the coding sequence ATGCAAGACGTAGAGACCCAGTCCTGGTCCGGGCTCGGCGTGGGCACCGACCGGCAGTCCTTCCTCCAGAAGGTGACCGAGCAGCTTCCCGACTATGAGCCGGCCCTGGCGGTCGAGGCCGTGTTCTGCGCGCTCACCGAGCGCCTGCCGGGTGGAATCGTCCAGCAGTTGCTGGAGCAGCTCTCTCCCGATGTGCGGGAGCTGGTGGGCCGCTGCCAGAAGCGCGGCGACGCGCCGGAGAAGCTGGACCGCGACGACTTCTACCTGCACGTGGCCAACCACCTGAACGCGGACATCGAGAACGTGCGCCTGGTGCTCCACGGCGTCTTCGCCGCGCTGCACTCGCAGATCACCGAGGCCGAGTCCGAGAAGGTGGTCAGCCAGCTGCCCGACTACATCAAGGGCACGTGGCTGGCGGCGCGCCGCGGCGTGGACAAGCCCTACTGA
- a CDS encoding sensor histidine kinase, whose product MPEPAPPFTASLADGAASPPRVLIADDDMLSRTTVAALLSPAGYRLRFATNGEEALLAVSEEPPDLVLLDVMMPVLDGFEVCRRLRESLRGDYMPIVLVTALDERQDVLRGLEAGADDFLHKPVHGAELRARVSNLLKVRAYHQLLASQRDSAMATADALRQQVLHADRLATLGTFAAGVSHELNNIAQVLHGLLEPPGPSAPQGTVEVMDSGDRDMLAHVASHVTELSRTILNIARPEQSSALDADLGRTLEEVRNMLRLTGRMRHARVSLVLPEQPCRIRANPVHAQQVFLNLLSNAADAIADMPEPSIEAGVRTGKDGRVEAWVRDNGPGIPDAVLGRIFEPFFTTKAPGHGTGLGLPVVKQLVESWGGRIHVHTQPGSGTRMVLDVPAVAPPLP is encoded by the coding sequence ATGCCCGAACCGGCTCCTCCCTTCACGGCTTCCCTTGCGGATGGCGCGGCTTCGCCGCCGCGGGTGTTGATCGCCGATGACGACATGCTGAGCCGCACCACGGTGGCGGCGCTGCTGTCTCCGGCGGGCTACCGGCTGCGCTTCGCCACCAATGGGGAAGAGGCGCTGCTGGCGGTGAGCGAGGAGCCGCCGGACCTGGTGTTGTTGGATGTGATGATGCCGGTGCTGGACGGCTTCGAGGTGTGCCGCCGGCTGCGCGAGTCGCTGCGCGGGGACTACATGCCCATCGTCCTCGTCACCGCGCTGGATGAGCGGCAGGACGTGCTGCGAGGGCTGGAGGCGGGCGCCGACGACTTCCTGCACAAGCCGGTGCATGGCGCCGAGCTGCGGGCACGCGTCTCCAACCTGCTCAAGGTGCGCGCCTACCACCAGCTGCTGGCCTCCCAGCGCGACAGCGCCATGGCCACGGCGGACGCGCTGCGCCAGCAGGTGCTGCACGCCGACCGCCTGGCCACGCTGGGCACCTTCGCCGCCGGCGTGAGCCACGAGCTCAACAACATCGCCCAGGTGCTGCACGGCCTGCTCGAGCCCCCGGGGCCGAGCGCGCCGCAGGGGACGGTGGAGGTGATGGACTCGGGCGATCGCGACATGCTCGCCCACGTGGCCAGCCACGTCACCGAGCTGTCGCGCACCATCCTCAACATCGCCCGCCCGGAGCAGAGCTCGGCGCTGGACGCGGACCTTGGCCGGACGCTGGAGGAGGTGCGCAACATGCTGCGCCTCACCGGCCGCATGCGGCACGCGCGGGTGTCGCTGGTGCTGCCGGAGCAGCCCTGTCGCATCCGCGCCAACCCGGTGCATGCCCAGCAGGTGTTCCTCAACCTCTTGAGCAACGCCGCCGACGCCATCGCCGACATGCCCGAGCCCTCCATCGAGGCGGGGGTGCGCACGGGGAAGGATGGGCGGGTCGAGGCGTGGGTGCGCGACAACGGCCCGGGCATCCCCGATGCGGTGCTCGGCCGCATCTTCGAGCCCTTCTTCACCACCAAGGCCCCCGGCCATGGCACGGGGCTGGGCCTTCCCGTCGTCAAGCAGCTGGTCGAGTCCTGGGGCGGGCGCATCCACGTGCATACCCAGCCCGGCAGCGGCACGCGCATGGTGCTGGACGTGCCGGCCGTCGCCCCCCCGTTGCCCTAG